GGCTTACCCTGCTCAGATTAGCTTTAAGCAGGAACCCTTGGACTTTCGGCGAGAGTGTCTCTCACACTCTTTGTCGCTACTCATGTCATCATTCTCGCTAGTGATCTCTCCACCGGATGGCTCACGCCCCGGCTTCATCGAAAGCCTCTTGTCTCCAATCTTCCCGAAGGAAGTAAGGAGACATGAGACTATGTCACACTACGCTCTGCTACCATGCACTATGTGCATCCTCGGCTTCGGCTCATGGCTTGAGCCCCGTTACATCTTCGCCGCAGGACAACTTATTTAGACCAGTGAGCTGTTACGCTATCTTTAAAGGATGGCTGCTTCTAAGCCAACCTCCTGGTTGTTTTGGTCGTCCCACCTGCTTTCCCACTTAGCCATGAATTGGGGGCCTTAGCCGGAGGTCAGGGTTGTTTCCCTCTCCACTACGGACGTTAGCATCCGCAGTGTGTCTGCCATCTAGTACTCCCGGGTATTCGGAGTTTGGTTAGGATCAGTAAGCCTGTGGGGCCCCATTACCCATCCAGTGCTCTACCCCCCGGGGTATTCGGATGACGCTCTACCTAAATAGATTTCGCAGAGAACCAGCTATCTCCGAGTTTGATTGGCCTTTCACCCCTAGGCACAGCTCATCCCGATCTTTTTCAACAGATGTGGGTTCGGTCCTCCAGTGCGTGTTACCGCACCTTCAACCTGGCCATGCCTAGATCACTCGGTTTCGGGTCTGATCCCACGAACTCATTCGCCCTATTAAGACTCGCTTTCGCTGCGCCTTCGCCTAGCGGCTTAAGCTTGCTCGTGAGACCAAGTCGATGACCCATTATACAAAAGGTACGCTGTCAGCCCTCAAGGGGCCTCCAACTGATTGTAGGCGTTCGGTTTCAGGTACTGTTTCACTCCCCTCGTCGGGGTGCTTTTCACCTTTCCCTCACGGTACTGGTTCACTATCGGTCAGTAAGGAGTACTTAGCCTTCGAAGGTGGTCCTCCGATCTTCAGACAGAATTTCACGTGTTCCGCCCTACTTAATACGTCCATCAAAGCTTCCTGTACGGGGCTATCACCCGCTATGGCTGCGCTTCCCAACGCATTCCAGTCACTTCTCTGGCTCGGCTGGTCCCCGTTCGCTCGCCGCTACTAAGGGAGTATCAATTGATGTCCTTTCCTCCGGGTACTTAGATGTTTCAGTTCCCCGGGTTTGCTCTTAAAACCCTATGTATTCAGGTTTTAAGTACCTGGTTCAGCAAGATATTGGCTACCGTGGTAACAATATCGAACTGTCAGGTGGGTTCCCCCATTCGGAAATTCATGGATCAAAGCCTATTCTCGGCTCCCCATGACTTATCGCAGAGTATCACGTCCTTCATCGCCTCTTACTGCCAAGGCATTCACCAAACGCCCTTCTCGCGCTTGATCTGGTCCAGAAAGAGACAGTCTTTGACAACTGTCGGATCCGGAAGCTGGTTCACAACCGGATCATCTGTCTCTGAACCAAAAAGCATACTTTCCCGCTCTTTCATCCTGGTGCCTGTGATGTCGGTCGCAGGCGGACGAAAGAACAATGCATGATCGGGTAGATCATGCGGGTTAGTGTACTTGACTTGGACAACTCCGTCGTTTCGAACCGGCATACCAGAAGGCGTCTGAGGAAACATGACGTATCTTCCGGCTTGCCTCACCCCGAAGGGATCGGCACCAATCCGAGATCATCCCCACACTCGGGGCGATCAACGGTGTTGTTGATTTTTCTCTCTATACGATGTCAAAACTGCGTCCGATTGGACGGATAAGAACCACTTGCGGTGCTTATCGATCTAATCGGGGAATGGTGGGTCGAGGAGGACTTGAACCTCCGACCTCACGCTTATCAGGCGTGCGCTCTAACCACCTGAGCTACCGACCCATTCTAAATGGGGCCGATTGCAAAGTGGTGGAGCCTAGGAGGATCGAACTCCTGACCTCCTGAATGCAAATCAGGCGCTCTCCCAGCTGAGCTAAGGCCCCTTGCTGAACCTCAGGGGTCTGAGGCTCGACTGTCTGAAGAGATATGAGGACGGCTCGGTCCTGATGTTGACCGGCTTTGTTTGCCGATCTTCTGCTAAGTGATGCACGAGAAAAGCTGCGCTAATCTGACTAGCATCATCCTTAGAAAGGAGGTGATCCAGCCGCAGGTTCCCCTACGGCTACCTTGTTACGACTTCACCCCAGTCGCTGAGCTCACCGTGGTCCGCTGCCTCAAAAGTTAGCGCACGGCCTTCGGGTAAACCCAACTCCCATGGTGTGACGGGCGGTGTGTACAAGGCCCGGGAACGTATTCACCGCGTCATGCTGTTACGCGATTACTAGCGATTCCGACTTCATGGGGTCGAGTTGCAGACCCCAATCCGAACTGAGACATCTTTTGGGGATTAACCCATTGTTGATGCCATTGTAGCACGTGTGTAGCCCAACCCGTAAGGGCCATGAGGACTTGACGTCATCCACACCTTCCTCCCGCTTATCACGGGCAGTTTCCCTAGAGTGCCCAGCCGAACTGCTGGCAACTAAGGATGTGGGTTGCGCTCGTTGCCGGACTTAACCGAACATCTCACGACACGAGCTGACGACAGCCATGCAGCACCTGTCACTCGGTCACCGAAGTGAAAACCAGATCTCTCTGGCGGTCCGAGGATGTCAAGGGTTGGTAAGGTTCTGCGCGTTGCTTCGAATTAAACCACATGCTCCACCGCTTGTGCGGGCCCCCGTCAATTCCTTTGAGTTTTAATCTTGCGACCGTACTCCCCAGGCGGAATGCTTAATCCGTTAGGTGTGTCACCGAATAGCATGCTACCCGACGACTGGCATTCATCGTTTACGGTGTGGACTACCAGGGTATCTAATCCTGTTTGCTCCCCACACTTTCGCACCTCAGCGTCAGTATCGAGCCAGTGAGCCGCCTTCGCCACTGGTGTTCCTCCGAATATCTACGAATTTCACCTCTACACTCGGAATTCCACTCACCTCTCTCGAACTCTAGACCGATAGTTTTGGAGGCAGTTCCGGGGTTGAGCCCCGGGATTTCACCCCCAACTTTCCGATCCGCCTACGTGCGCTTTACGCCCAGTAATTCCGAACAACGCTAACCCCCTCCGTATTACCGCGGCTGCTGGCACGGAGTTAGCCGGGGTTTCTTTACCAGGTACTGTCATTATCATCCCTGGCGAAAGAGCTTTACGACCCTAGGGCCTTCATCACTCACGCGGCATGGCTGGATCAGGCTTGCGCCCATTGTCCAAGATTCCCCACTGCTGCCTCCCGTAGGAGTCTGGGCCGTGTCTCAGTCCCAGTGTTGCTGATCATCCTCTAAAACCAGCTATAGATCGTAGACTTGGTAGGCCGTTACCCCACCAACTATCTAATCTAACGCGGGCCGATCCTTCTCCGATAAATCTTTCCCCCGAAGGGCGTATAAGGTATTACTCACCGTTTCCAGTGGCTATTCCTTAGAGAAGGGCACGTTCCCACGCGTTACTAACCCGTCCGCCGCTCACTCCGAAGAGTGCGCTCGACTTGCATGTGTTAAGCCTGCCGCCAGCGTTCGTTCTGAGCCAGGATCAAACTCTCAAGTTGAAATGCGATTGCTCGCATATCCTTGACGTTCGAACCTCTGCACATCTTCACCAGGAGGCTAATCCTGATGAAAGTCTCTGTTTGTGTGCTTGGTTTCAAAAGAAACCGAAGCCGTACAAACAGTGAAGCTGACACTGGATCATCGGAACCGAAATTCCTACCAGCGCGATATACAGACGTTGATCCATCGAAATGAACCAAACCGCCCACATATCTCTTCAGTTATCTATCAATGTCAAAGAGCAACACCCAGCGGCCAAAACAAACAGATGCGCCAATCTCTCAGCGCGCCCGCCTGCCTCATCCTCAAAGATGCCTCAGTCTCTCCTGAGCGTCTCAACCGTCTTTCCGATCCGTCAGCAGCGTCTCCGCCGCGCCCCGTAGCGCCTCAGCGCCGCCGGTGAAGGGGGTTCTAGTCCTAACTCCAAATACCCGCAACCCCAAAATCAACAAAAACACATTTTTCAGGAAGAAAGGTGAAATAACACGCAAATACAATGAGTTAAGTGAAGCCATCGCGCCAAAGAACTGGCAGGAGCCGCCCCATGCCTGCCCAGCAGACGGGCGCGCGGAAAGACTCAATCGCGACAAAACCCCACATCTAGACGAATGCCACAATGAGACCACAAGACACCCGCGACTCGCGGCAGCGACTCGGACTGATATCCGTCGCAAAACAGTCGAATCCTCCGCGTCGGCGGTTCTGCTAACAACCGACGGACCATCGTCTGCAGTCTGGCGGCGACGTCGGAGGATATTCCCCCCCTCCCCTACCGCCGCAGTTGCCTCTGCGGCGTGGCGCGAGGATCCACTTGGCCAAGCGGGACCGAATGCGCATAGTGCAGGCATGAAAGCAGCTGCAATCACCATGGTGCACAAGGACTACTGGGCTTTGCGCCAGTGGTACCGGCATTATTCCGGCGCCCTGGGGGCTGAGAATCTCTTTGTCGTCGCCCATGGGCCGGACCCGGTGGTGCAGGAGATTTGCCCGGCGGCATCGGTCATCACGATCCCTCGGGACCGGTTGCAAGGGTTCGATCATTGGCGCGGGCGTCTTCTGAACGGAATTCAGCGCGGCCTGCTGGAGATCTACGACTGGGTGATCCGGACCGATGCGGATGAGCTGATCTGCGTCGACCCGCAACTCTGGTCCTCTCTGCCGAAGATGCTGGCCGCACAAGAGGCCAGCGCCATCTTTGCCCTTGGGGTGAATGTCTTTGCACCAGATGAGGCATCCGGCTCGCCTCTCTATCAAGGTGTGTTCTCCGGGCATTACAGCAAGGCCTGGGCCGTGCGTCAGCCGCATGACCTGCGGCGCCACGGGGTACAGGTGCGGCCAAGGCGGCTGGCGGAGTTCCCCTATTGCATGCCACACGGTGTCTATCTTGCGCATCTGAAGTTCGCCAACCGGCAGGCGGCGACCGAGATGGCCGACATCCGAACCGAAGTTGCAGGCGCAGAAGGCAGCGGGACCCCCGGCAAGGCCTGGAAGCAAGCACATCAGGAAATGGCAGCGCAATACGCGGCCCTTGCCGATCTGCCACTGTCGCCATGGGAGAAAGCAGAGGCAGCGGCCTGGGATGCGTTGCAATCGCCGGTGCGGGACGAGGGGATCTCGGTCCTGCGCAGCAAGAGCCTGCGATTTGACAGCCGGGTGCATCTGCCGGATTGGTTTCCGCCCCGCGGAGACTAAGGGCAGAGGCTAGCCCTGCCCTTTCGCTCTTTCCCTTACAGGTCGACCTCGATGGTGCCGTCCTTTTGTGCTGCGCGCGATTGGCACAGGATGACCGCGCCTTTGCGCTGCGCCTTGGACAAGACGAAATCCCGGTGCTCGACCTCTCCGGAAAGGAGGTCACATTTGCAGACCCCGCAGATCCCGTCGGCACATTTCACATCGACGCCGATCCCGGCCTCTGCCAGCACATCGGTCGCACTTTTGTCCGCCGGGACGTGCAGATCCCGCCCAGACTTGCGCAGGCGCAGTGTGAAGGGGTGGTTTTCATACTCGGGCACCTCGGGGACCGAGAAATACTCCAGATGCCGCGCCTCCTCGGGAAAGCCCTGGCGCTCGGCGGCCTCAAGCACCCCCTGCATGTAGCGATCCGGGCCGCAGGTGTAGACGTGGTACCCTGCCTGATAGCCCGCCAGAACCTGATCAAGATCGGCGCGACTGCCTTCCTTCGAGACATGCACATGGACGCGATCCGCCCAAGGCGCCTGCGCAAGATCGGGCAGATATCCCGCCGCTGCGCGGTCGCTTATGGAATAGTGCAGCTCGAACGGGCGGCCCAGCGCATGCAGACGATGCGCCATCGCGATCATCGGGGTGACGCCGATGCCGCCGCCCATCAGGAAGGACTTCGCAGCGCCCTCCTCCAACGGGAAATGGTTGATCGGCTTTGAAATGAAGATCCGGCGCCCTTCGGTAAAGATCCTGTGCAGCAGTTTAGAGCCGCCCCGCCCGGCATCCTCGCGCAGAACACCGATCTGATACTTTGACCGGTCGGCGGGATCGCCCGACATGGAGTATTGCCGCAGGAATTCCGGCGCCACGACGATGTCGAGATGCGCTCCGGCGGTCCATTCCGGCAGGTCGCTGCCATCGGGGCTGCGGAATTCATACTTGTTGACATCGGCGCTCATATCTTCGACCTTGGAGACGATCACCTGCAGCACGGGACTGTCCGCGTCGTTGGAATAGATGTGATCCCAGGCCCCGGTTTCCCCGCGCGCCCGGCGGGATCGATATTCTTCGGCGGTGACCATCGCCTGATAGGCCTCGATCCCGGCCTCCCGGTCCATCGGGAACGGATAGGGCCAGGGGTGCGGCGCCAGCGGCGCGGGATAGACCGCAAGAGTCTGATCCTCGTACTTCAGATCGAGATCCTTTTGCAGACCGCGGGCATTGACCGGGTGACGAGTCGGGCGATAGCCACCGTCCTCTTCCAGCTCCAGATCCCACCACCATTTCTTGGCCGGGTTCATCTCGCCATTGCCGAGCGCATCGTCCAGTTTCGCCAGCGCAGGCGCCGCCTTGGGCAGCTTCATCGCCGCCCAGCGGAAGGGTTTTTCGGCAAAGATCCCCTCAAGATTCCACGGACAGGTCTTCATGCAGCGCCCGCACATGGCGCCGCCCGGCGTGGTGATCCGATATGTGGTGCATTTCTGGCTGTCGCTTTTCCAGATCTCATAGCCGTTGAACATCAGCTTGGGTCCGGCCGTGATCGCCCCCGAGGGGCATTCGCGGGCGCATTTGTTGCAGCTCTCGCAAAAGGACTGCAGGCCAAAGTCGATCGGCTTGTCATGCGCCAGCGGCATATCGGTGGTCACCACCCCGGATTTCAGGCGCGGGCCAAGGAAGGGATTCAGGATCACCTCGCCAATGCGACTGACTTCCCCCAGCCCCGACAGCAGCAAAAGCGGCGGTTGCAGGACTTCGCCATCCATCACGGTGTGTGCCTTGGCCTTGTAGCCAAGGTTGCGGATCTGCCGCGCGATCACCCCGCCCAGCAGGGAAAACCGCAGATAGGCCCGCATGGATTGCGCCACCGCGATCCAGTCATCACCCGATGTGCCCTCGGTGGTGTCAAAGCCCTGATCGACGATCATGCTGATCGCCTGATCGTGGTCGGGCACGATGGGCGTGCCGGTCGCGTCATGGCTGTACCAGGTCCAGTCGGGGCAGCGGCTGATGCCGACCGCGTCGATCCCCAGCCAGTAACTGGCCGCCTTTACGTTGGCGGCGTTGCGCTCTGCATCCACGGGGCGCGGTCCTCGCGCGGGTTCACCATCCTGCAAAAGGACAAAGGCCCCCAGCATCCGCCGCTGTGCCATCGATGGCGCCGCCTTGCGCGCATAGAGCCCACCGGTCGCGGCCTTCTGATTTGCCTTGCCCATGTCGCCGAACTGGCTGCGGGCAAACATGTCGGCGCGTTTGGGAACGCGGGCGACGCGCGCCTCGTCGATATAGGTGGTCGGCGTATCGACCCGCTTCAGGGTTTCAAAGGGATGCGGCCCATCCTTGAAATCCCGCGCCGCAAAGGGATCGCCATTCAGCGCCGAACGTTCCGAACCAACGCCCAGCCACCATTTCGGCCCCTTGGTAGAAAGGCCCGGCTGCTGGTCTTCTGGCGCCAGCGGACGATCCATCGCAAGATCGAAATCGGTGGTCACCACCGCAAGGCCAAAGCGATCCCCCAGATAGGGATTCTGCAAACGGGAGCCCTTCACCGTTGCCAGCCCCGCAGACACAGCCAACTGATTGAGATCAACATCTGCAGAAGTGCCGGTATGCGCCTTGGCGTCCCAGCCCAGAAGGCGAATGTAATTGGCCAGCACCACGGCGGTTTCGCTGGCCCGCAGGCAGGCGCGGTGATGTTCCGCATCGTGCAGCCAGTCGCAGCCATCCTCACCCGGATGCGGGTCGCGCGGCATCTCGTAAAGGAAGGTGATCGCACGGGTATGCCCGCCGATCCCACTGGGCGGCGCCTGCATGGCATCGCGCAGATCCGCCATGATCATATCAATGCCCGAAGCCAGCGTCTTGGTCTGCTTGGTCTTCAGATCATGGGCCAGCCGGTCGATATCCGGATTGCGATAGGGTTGCTGCAGATGCGCCGACTGTGGCACCGGGCCGATCCCGACCATCGCAGCATCAGCAAAATAGCCAAACGCCTTGATATGATCTGCCCGCACCTGGGGATCCTCCGGGCAGCCTGCCTGCACCTTGTTGACCAGTCCATCCCGGATGGCGTCCATCATCGCCTGATAATCGCCCATGGCGTTGACGATCGACCCCGGCAGATCCGGGCGGCTGAAGGTCAGCGGCTGAAACGGAGGCACCGCAGTGAGATCCGGCATCCTGCCCCGCGCCAGCCGCTCAAGCGGGAAAGGCCCCAGATGAACGGGCCGGTCACGAGTAGAGAAGAAACGCATCGCCATAACACCGGATCCTGCTGTGAATGAAAAAGCTGCGCAGTCTATACCGCAGGTACAGGCCTATCGGTAGCAGCCAATATCCAATTTCACATAAAATCCACTTAAGTCACTGAATAATTTAAGAACAATAATGAGAGACGCGCTAGGTAACGCAGCTCTCCACTTCTTATCAGGCCGACAGCCAAGCGACGGATCAGCCCGTGCGGCCGTCGAAACGGCGGACATCCACTCCGCCTTCGGTCAAGCTGGCGCGCACCGCGCGGGCCAGAGACACCGCCGTCGGTGTGTCCCCGTGCAGGCAGATCGTGTCGATGGCGGTCGGGATACGCTTGCCGCTTTCGGTGATGATCGCGCCTTCCGTGACCATCTGCAGCATGCGCGGACCGGCCAGTTCCGGATCATGGATCACCGCACCCGGCTGACTGCGATCAACCAGGGTGCCATCGTCGTTATAGGCGCGGTCCGCGAAGATCTCGCCACACCAGTTGCAGCCCAGATCCCGCACCACCTCTTCCATGGCCGTGGCCGCTAGCACCATGACGATGATGTCCGGATCCACCTCCAGTGCCGCCTGATAGCAAGCCCGCGCCATATCGTAGTCGGTGCAGGCCATGTTGGACAGGGCGCCGTGCAGTTTCAGGTGCCGCACTTCGGTGCCCAGCGCCGCCGCCATGCCGCGCGCTGCACCCAGCTGATAGCGTACCAGATTGGCCAGCGTTTCATGCGGCACATGCATCCGGCGGCGGCCAAAACCCTGCAGATCCGGAAAACCGGGGTGCGCGCCGATTCCGACGCCATTGTCGCGGGCCAGCCCCATGGTACGCGCCATCACATCCGGATCGCCGGCATGGAACCCACAGGCAATATTGGCAGAGGACACCACGTCCAGCAGCGCTTGGTCATCACCCATATTCCACGGGCCAAAGCTTTCGCCCATATCCGCGTTCAGATCGACAGTTTTGCTCATGTATCGCCTCCAGTGGCAAAGGGGTCGGCCAAAGCAGAGACCGCACCGCTGACAAGTTGATAGGACAGAAGGTCCTGAATATCTGCGGGATCCCGCAGCAGAGGATGGCAATCGCCCGGCAAGGCGCGCAGCGCCCGGTCATATGCGTCCTGAATCTGCAACCCCTCCTCCAGCGAGACCCAGCGGAACCGTATCGACGCGCCCGCCTGTGCCTGGGCCACCTTGGGCAGATCGCAAGGCAGGACTGTCCCGATCCGGGGATATCCGCCAGTGGTCTGGGCCTCACGCAGCAGCACGAAGGGTTTACCGTCGCCGGTCATCTGCACATCACCGGGCACGATCACTTCGGACAGGATGTTGAGCTGCCCGGCAGCCGCAAAGCCCTCCCCGTCCGACAGCATCTCAACCCCCATCCGGTTGGCCCGGCTGCCGCGAGTGAACTCTGTCTCCGCGAAGCGGTTGCGCACATCGGGTGGGAACAGCGCGCTCTGGAAACTCTCCACGATGCGTAGCTCGCCGCCCTGAAACCGGTCTTCTGCAGCAAGGGTCAGCCCCGTTTCGCCCGGTGCATCCGGTCCGGCAGGCAACAGATCACCCACGGCGACTGCCCGGCCCAGCCCCGCCGCCACATGGGCGGAGCGGGAGCCAAGCACCGGCTCCGTATCGATACCGCCCCCTAGGTGCAGATAGCCATAAACACCGCGCCGGGCCGGGCCGATGTCCAGCCGCTGTCCAGCCTCAATCCGGTGGCTGGCGTTCCACGCCAACGCCGCCCCATCCAGCGTCGCGGCCATCGGTGCCCCGGTCAGGGCAATGCGCAGGGGCGCTGTTGCTTCGAAAGTGCCGCCCATGCCGCCCATTTCCAGCGCGGCCAGCCCCGGATCCTGCCGCAGCAAGGCAGCGCCCTCAGCCAACGCCAGCACATCCGCAGCGCCGCCGCGCGACACACCTTGATCCAGTAGACCCGGACGCCCGCCGTCCTGCACCGAGGCCGCCGGGCCGATTTTCAGCACTTTCAGCGCGTTCATGCCGGGATCTCCTCTGCGATGGCGCCGCCCATGGCTGCATCACTCTCTCGCAATTTCAGGAAATCAGCGCGCGAGACCGGTTCGAACTGCAACTCATCGCCCGCCTGCAGCGCAAAGGGTGCTTCGGATTCGGGGCGGAAGATCATGAAACCCGTCTGCCCGACATGGCGCCAACCCGTCGGTGTGGCAGAAGAAAACAACACGAACTGACGGATCGCCAGAACCAGCGCGCCGCGCGGCACCATCGGCGTCAGCTCGGTCTGGCGCGGTAGATCCCATTCAGGACCCAGCGGACCCAGATAAGGCTGCCCCGGCGCAAAGCCGATGGTCAGAACCCGCACCCGCGCCGATCCCAGACTGTCGATGGCCTGCGCCTCGCTCATCCCCGCAGCATCGGCGGCCTCTGCCAGTTGCGGCGCCAGATCGGTGCCATAGACGGTGGGGACCCGCCAGAACCTGCGCCCGGGCGGCAGCGCCTGCTGATACCAATCCCGGGTACTCAGCTCTTCCTCAAGCCGGGCCTGTAGCCTGTGATGATCAAGGATCGCGGGATCGAAACGGATATAGACCGAGGCCAGCGAGGTTGCCGTTTCAAGCACGCCATCAAGGCCCAGCGCCTCAAGTCGCTGACGAAAGGCAAGTGTCGCCCGGTTCGAAGGCTCACTCAATGCATCGGCAAAGGTCACCAGCATACCCGTCAGGCCGACCGTGCGGATCATTGGGAAATCCGAAGCTACGTGCGAAGTCATTCATGCCCCCTGTTTTGCGCGCAAACGTTGCGGCGCAGGGCGGGAGTGTCAACACAGCAGTTTCAATCCTCGCCGGGGATCAGGCCCCCGCGAGGGCACCCCCGCCCCCATAACAGGAGACATCTCCGTACCAGCCAAGACAAGGCGGCGCGTGTCGATCAGAGGGTTCAGAAATCTTCCCAGCGCACAGCCTCAGCCGTGGCGGCGTTCCCGACCGCAACCGGCGCGGCTGGCCTTGGCCGGGGGGCGGAAGCCTTGGCCGAGGGGCCTTTCCCAGAGCTCTCACCCTTGGTTTCCATGCCGATATCAGGACGCGTCTTGAAGGACTGCACCTCTTGCATCAGATGCGACGCATCGTTGGACAGAATCTGTG
This genomic stretch from Phaeobacter gallaeciensis harbors:
- a CDS encoding 5-oxoprolinase subunit B family protein; protein product: MTSHVASDFPMIRTVGLTGMLVTFADALSEPSNRATLAFRQRLEALGLDGVLETATSLASVYIRFDPAILDHHRLQARLEEELSTRDWYQQALPPGRRFWRVPTVYGTDLAPQLAEAADAAGMSEAQAIDSLGSARVRVLTIGFAPGQPYLGPLGPEWDLPRQTELTPMVPRGALVLAIRQFVLFSSATPTGWRHVGQTGFMIFRPESEAPFALQAGDELQFEPVSRADFLKLRESDAAMGGAIAEEIPA
- a CDS encoding biotin-dependent carboxyltransferase family protein, with the translated sequence MNALKVLKIGPAASVQDGGRPGLLDQGVSRGGAADVLALAEGAALLRQDPGLAALEMGGMGGTFEATAPLRIALTGAPMAATLDGAALAWNASHRIEAGQRLDIGPARRGVYGYLHLGGGIDTEPVLGSRSAHVAAGLGRAVAVGDLLPAGPDAPGETGLTLAAEDRFQGGELRIVESFQSALFPPDVRNRFAETEFTRGSRANRMGVEMLSDGEGFAAAGQLNILSEVIVPGDVQMTGDGKPFVLLREAQTTGGYPRIGTVLPCDLPKVAQAQAGASIRFRWVSLEEGLQIQDAYDRALRALPGDCHPLLRDPADIQDLLSYQLVSGAVSALADPFATGGDT
- a CDS encoding 2Fe-2S iron-sulfur cluster-binding protein, whose translation is MAMRFFSTRDRPVHLGPFPLERLARGRMPDLTAVPPFQPLTFSRPDLPGSIVNAMGDYQAMMDAIRDGLVNKVQAGCPEDPQVRADHIKAFGYFADAAMVGIGPVPQSAHLQQPYRNPDIDRLAHDLKTKQTKTLASGIDMIMADLRDAMQAPPSGIGGHTRAITFLYEMPRDPHPGEDGCDWLHDAEHHRACLRASETAVVLANYIRLLGWDAKAHTGTSADVDLNQLAVSAGLATVKGSRLQNPYLGDRFGLAVVTTDFDLAMDRPLAPEDQQPGLSTKGPKWWLGVGSERSALNGDPFAARDFKDGPHPFETLKRVDTPTTYIDEARVARVPKRADMFARSQFGDMGKANQKAATGGLYARKAAPSMAQRRMLGAFVLLQDGEPARGPRPVDAERNAANVKAASYWLGIDAVGISRCPDWTWYSHDATGTPIVPDHDQAISMIVDQGFDTTEGTSGDDWIAVAQSMRAYLRFSLLGGVIARQIRNLGYKAKAHTVMDGEVLQPPLLLLSGLGEVSRIGEVILNPFLGPRLKSGVVTTDMPLAHDKPIDFGLQSFCESCNKCARECPSGAITAGPKLMFNGYEIWKSDSQKCTTYRITTPGGAMCGRCMKTCPWNLEGIFAEKPFRWAAMKLPKAAPALAKLDDALGNGEMNPAKKWWWDLELEEDGGYRPTRHPVNARGLQKDLDLKYEDQTLAVYPAPLAPHPWPYPFPMDREAGIEAYQAMVTAEEYRSRRARGETGAWDHIYSNDADSPVLQVIVSKVEDMSADVNKYEFRSPDGSDLPEWTAGAHLDIVVAPEFLRQYSMSGDPADRSKYQIGVLREDAGRGGSKLLHRIFTEGRRIFISKPINHFPLEEGAAKSFLMGGGIGVTPMIAMAHRLHALGRPFELHYSISDRAAAGYLPDLAQAPWADRVHVHVSKEGSRADLDQVLAGYQAGYHVYTCGPDRYMQGVLEAAERQGFPEEARHLEYFSVPEVPEYENHPFTLRLRKSGRDLHVPADKSATDVLAEAGIGVDVKCADGICGVCKCDLLSGEVEHRDFVLSKAQRKGAVILCQSRAAQKDGTIEVDL
- a CDS encoding LamB/YcsF family protein, with the protein product MSKTVDLNADMGESFGPWNMGDDQALLDVVSSANIACGFHAGDPDVMARTMGLARDNGVGIGAHPGFPDLQGFGRRRMHVPHETLANLVRYQLGAARGMAAALGTEVRHLKLHGALSNMACTDYDMARACYQAALEVDPDIIVMVLAATAMEEVVRDLGCNWCGEIFADRAYNDDGTLVDRSQPGAVIHDPELAGPRMLQMVTEGAIITESGKRIPTAIDTICLHGDTPTAVSLARAVRASLTEGGVDVRRFDGRTG
- a CDS encoding glycosyltransferase family 2 protein, producing MKAAAITMVHKDYWALRQWYRHYSGALGAENLFVVAHGPDPVVQEICPAASVITIPRDRLQGFDHWRGRLLNGIQRGLLEIYDWVIRTDADELICVDPQLWSSLPKMLAAQEASAIFALGVNVFAPDEASGSPLYQGVFSGHYSKAWAVRQPHDLRRHGVQVRPRRLAEFPYCMPHGVYLAHLKFANRQAATEMADIRTEVAGAEGSGTPGKAWKQAHQEMAAQYAALADLPLSPWEKAEAAAWDALQSPVRDEGISVLRSKSLRFDSRVHLPDWFPPRGD